A window of Reinekea marina contains these coding sequences:
- a CDS encoding AzlD domain-containing protein, giving the protein MPRLTLPPSALRILNCVPAAVLSALIAEPILNPVASNGSFLQPSVLAAVLCLIMGLIGMPMLLTVIIGMASFWLLGMWV; this is encoded by the coding sequence ATGCCCAGATTAACTTTGCCGCCTTCTGCTCTGCGCATATTAAATTGCGTACCGGCTGCTGTATTGTCTGCATTAATTGCAGAACCAATTTTAAACCCAGTGGCCAGTAATGGCAGTTTTCTACAACCAAGTGTACTTGCTGCGGTGCTTTGTTTAATCATGGGGCTGATAGGCATGCCTATGTTATTAACCGTAATTATAGGCATGGCCAGTTTTTGGTTGTTGGGCATGTGGGTTTGA
- a CDS encoding AzlC family ABC transporter permease, translating into MERNVSREKGSLFLSKSNTFRRGFLKGAIDSLPMVVAAIPFGLLFGMLAPTNGIASWVAIAISAFVFAGSAQYVAMGLMAVGTPAALIVLTTFVVNLRHLLYAFAMLIPTKHWSKKQKVGASFFLTDETFVTFNQKHLSGLEPSQSFSYYAGSAAFMYLNWQICTWVGLWAGTSLSGVESMGLEFAMVTAFIAMMTPMLKRRRNIASALIAFVFAWIFKDIPNKLGIIVSVLFAAIIASRIPDSEDDS; encoded by the coding sequence TTGGAAAGAAACGTTAGCCGCGAAAAAGGCTCACTTTTCTTGAGCAAGTCGAATACTTTTCGTCGTGGCTTTTTAAAAGGCGCTATCGACTCATTACCTATGGTTGTTGCGGCAATTCCGTTTGGGTTATTGTTTGGCATGTTAGCCCCTACTAACGGAATTGCTAGTTGGGTTGCAATCGCTATTTCTGCTTTCGTTTTTGCAGGCAGCGCGCAATACGTAGCAATGGGGTTAATGGCCGTTGGTACACCAGCGGCTCTTATTGTATTGACTACTTTCGTGGTTAATTTAAGGCATTTACTGTATGCATTCGCCATGTTGATTCCTACGAAGCATTGGTCCAAAAAGCAAAAAGTAGGGGCAAGTTTTTTCTTAACCGACGAAACCTTTGTGACTTTCAACCAAAAGCATTTATCCGGGCTTGAGCCATCGCAGAGTTTTTCCTATTACGCGGGTTCGGCCGCTTTTATGTATTTAAATTGGCAAATTTGTACATGGGTAGGTTTATGGGCGGGCACTTCCTTAAGTGGTGTCGAATCCATGGGGCTCGAATTTGCCATGGTTACAGCCTTTATAGCAATGATGACGCCAATGTTAAAGCGAAGGCGAAATATAGCGAGTGCCCTTATTGCCTTTGTATTTGCATGGATATTTAAAGATATTCCGAACAAGTTGGGCATTATAGTTTCGGTGCTTTTCGCAGCTATCATTGCCTCTAGAATTCCAGATTCGGAGGATGATTCGTGA
- a CDS encoding thioesterase family protein, protein MNLYGRLFLFSLKSIITKPKFDPLATVETNFRVWPHDMDVNIHLTAARYFSFGDLGRMGWLRNNGFLWRFFKGGYRAVLNAQELTYIREFTPFSKVKLEVELMSWDEKYGYFEQRFYSKGKLFAVGHARMAILQKGKVLPYDAVFESFGQQCQSPSETEAIRDWKETLAAKKAHFS, encoded by the coding sequence ATGAATCTATATGGTCGTCTGTTCTTATTCTCTCTTAAATCAATCATAACCAAGCCAAAATTTGATCCTCTGGCAACGGTGGAAACCAATTTCCGAGTTTGGCCCCACGATATGGATGTCAATATTCATCTAACAGCCGCACGATACTTTTCGTTTGGCGATCTAGGTCGAATGGGCTGGCTGCGAAACAACGGTTTTTTGTGGCGCTTTTTTAAGGGTGGTTACCGCGCAGTCCTAAATGCCCAAGAATTGACGTATATTCGTGAGTTTACGCCCTTTAGCAAAGTGAAACTGGAAGTAGAGCTGATGAGCTGGGATGAAAAATATGGTTATTTTGAACAGCGCTTTTACAGTAAAGGAAAGCTTTTTGCTGTTGGTCACGCCAGAATGGCGATTCTCCAGAAAGGTAAAGTACTGCCTTACGATGCTGTCTTTGAGTCTTTTGGGCAGCAATGCCAATCCCCTTCAGAAACAGAAGCTATACGTGATTGGAAAGAAACGTTAGCCGCGAAAAAGGCTCACTTTTCTTGA